A window of the Lactuca sativa cultivar Salinas chromosome 5, Lsat_Salinas_v11, whole genome shotgun sequence genome harbors these coding sequences:
- the LOC111897226 gene encoding 40S ribosomal protein S15-4: MAEVEVDVAAAGVPKKRTFKKFSFRGVDLDALLDMSTDELVKLFTARARRRFQRGLKRKPMALIKKLRKAKREAPAGEKPELVKTHLRNMIIVPEMIGSVVGVYNGKTFNQIEIKPEMIGHYLAEFSISYKPVKHGRPGIGATHSSRFIPLK, from the exons ATG GCGGAAGTGGAGGTTGATGTCGCGGCTGCCGGAGTGCCCAAGAAGAGGACGTTCAAGAAGTTCAGTTTCAGGGGAGTTGATCTCGACGCTCTCCTTGACATGTCTACCGATGAGCTTGTCAAGCTCTTCACTGCTCGTGCTCGCAGAAG GTTTCAGAGAGGTTTGAAGAGGAAGCCGATGGCTTTGATCAAGAAGCTTCGCAAGGCT AAACGGGAGGCGCCAGCTGGTGAGAAGCCTGAGTTGGTGAAGACTCACCTGAGGAACATGATCATTGTGCCAGAGATGATCGGAAGCGTTGTCGGAGTTTACAACGGGAAGACATTCAATCAGATTGAAATTAAGCCGGAGATGATTGGCCATTACCTGGCTGAGTTTTCAATTTCATACAAGCCAGTTAAGCATGGAAGACCCGGTATTGGTGCTACCCACTCTTCCAGGTTTATTCCATTGAAATGA
- the LOC111897247 gene encoding PRA1 family protein D yields MINDNFLEKVKFEEQLFICNLFLCSIDSRGGFFLKNESQMTTPSTTTPSPPPPPPPSTTITAAQIRHAIRPWFSDFLSVSSLSLPISFQELSLRIQKNLYAFRANYLLISLLIFMLTLITRPITLISFLVIIVAWIFLVRDEPLVVFDFEIGQRLLVISLLAVTAFALAVTRVWWNVFLSFLISILVVCLHAILRTPDDADDMESPYGALLSVVDDDGPGRGPYTLV; encoded by the coding sequence ATGATAAATGACAATTTTCTTGAAAAGGTAAAATTTGAGGAACAACTTTTTATATGCAATTTGTTTCTCTGCTCCATTGATTCCCGTGGTGGATTCTTTCTCAAGAACGAATCGCAGATGACGACGCCCTCAACAAccacaccatcaccaccaccaccaccaccaccatccacgACCATCACCGCCGCCCAAATCCGCCACGCGATCCGTCCATGGTTCAGCGACTTCCTCTCCgtctcttccctctctctcccAATCTCCTTCCAGGAACTCTCTCTCCGTATCCAGAAAAACCTATACGCCTTCCGAGCCAACTACCTCCTCATCTCATTACTTATCTTCATGCTAACCCTAATTACCCGCCCAATTACCTTAATCTCCTTCCTTGTTATCATTGTCGCTTGGATTTTCCTCGTTAGGGATGAGCCTTTGGTTGTTTTCGATTTTGAAATCGGTCAACGATTGCTTGTGATTTCGTTGCTCGCGGTTACTGCTTTTGCCCTAGCTGTAACTAGGGTTTGGTGGAACGTTTTTCTGTCGTTCTTGATCTCGATACTTGTTGTTTGCTTGCACGCGATTTTGAGGACCCCTGATGACGCTGATGACATGGAATCGCCATATGGGGCATTGCTATCAGTTGTTGATGACGATGGGCCTGGAAGAGGACCATATACTCTGGTGTGA